The following are from one region of the Rhizobium sullae genome:
- the rpoH gene encoding RNA polymerase sigma factor RpoH — protein sequence MARNTLPSITAGEAGLNRYLDEIRKFPMLEPQQEYMLAKRYSEHGDREAAHKLVTSHLRLVAKIAMGYRGYGLPIGEVVSEGNVGLMQAVKKFDPERGFRLATYAMWWIKASIQEYILRSWSLVKMGTTANQKRLFFNLRRLKGRIQAIDEGDLRPEHVAEIATKLNVSEEEVVSMNRRLSGDASLNAPIKASEGDSGQWQDWLVDDHDSQEDVLIEQDELETRRRMLSKAMSVLNDRERRIFEARRLADDPVTLEDLSAEFDISRERVRQIEVRAFEKVQDAVRKEALERAKAVRVVEATA from the coding sequence ATGGCCCGCAATACCTTGCCGTCCATCACCGCCGGCGAAGCCGGTCTTAATCGTTATCTCGACGAAATCCGCAAGTTTCCAATGCTGGAGCCGCAGCAGGAATATATGCTGGCAAAGCGTTATTCCGAGCACGGCGATCGCGAAGCTGCGCATAAACTCGTCACCAGCCACCTGCGCCTCGTCGCCAAGATCGCGATGGGCTATCGAGGCTATGGCCTGCCGATCGGCGAAGTCGTGTCGGAAGGCAATGTCGGCCTCATGCAAGCCGTGAAAAAGTTTGATCCGGAACGCGGTTTCCGTCTCGCCACCTACGCCATGTGGTGGATCAAGGCCTCGATCCAGGAATATATTCTGCGCTCGTGGTCGCTGGTGAAGATGGGCACGACCGCAAATCAGAAGCGCCTGTTCTTCAACCTGCGCCGCCTGAAAGGCCGGATCCAGGCGATCGACGAAGGCGATCTGAGGCCGGAGCATGTCGCGGAGATCGCCACGAAGCTGAACGTCTCTGAGGAGGAAGTCGTTTCGATGAACCGTCGCCTTTCCGGCGACGCTTCACTGAACGCGCCGATCAAGGCCTCCGAAGGCGACAGCGGCCAATGGCAGGATTGGCTCGTGGATGATCACGACAGCCAGGAAGACGTGCTGATCGAGCAGGACGAGCTCGAAACGCGCCGCCGCATGCTCTCCAAGGCGATGAGCGTGCTGAACGACCGCGAGCGCCGCATCTTCGAGGCACGCCGTCTTGCTGACGATCCGGTCACTTTGGAAGATCTGTCGGCCGAGTTCGACATCAGCCGCGAACGCGTGCGCCAGATCGAAGTCCGCGCCTTCGAAAAGGTGCAGGACGCCGTGCGCAAGGAAGCTCTGGAGAGGGCAAAAGCCGTCCGCGTCGTCGAAGCCACGGCATAA
- a CDS encoding glutathione S-transferase family protein, with protein MSQKPKLFGADYSVYVRAVRLALHEKGVDYDLVPVDVFAASGPPSSYLARQPFGRIPAFEHDSFNLYESGAITRYLDEAFEGPRLQPATPKQRARMNQIISIADGYIYSNLVWGMYVELVSKPLRGEPSDERRVAIARSKVPVCLQALADLMDGAPWLGGETLTLADLHVAPMMDYFLMVPEARGLLEQHAALASWWQRMVERPSMRYTNPRREAAAAGALPKHR; from the coding sequence ATGAGCCAGAAGCCGAAATTGTTCGGAGCAGACTACAGCGTCTACGTGCGGGCCGTGCGGCTCGCCTTGCACGAAAAGGGCGTCGACTATGATCTGGTGCCCGTCGATGTCTTTGCCGCGTCGGGACCCCCGTCATCCTATCTCGCCCGGCAGCCGTTCGGCCGAATCCCGGCCTTTGAGCATGATAGCTTCAATCTCTATGAGAGCGGAGCGATAACGCGCTATCTCGACGAAGCATTCGAAGGTCCGAGGCTGCAACCGGCAACTCCAAAGCAGCGCGCCCGGATGAATCAGATCATCAGCATCGCGGATGGATACATCTACTCCAACCTCGTCTGGGGGATGTATGTGGAACTGGTCTCGAAGCCACTACGCGGGGAGCCAAGCGATGAAAGGCGAGTGGCCATCGCGCGATCCAAAGTGCCTGTTTGCTTGCAGGCTCTGGCGGATTTGATGGACGGGGCACCCTGGCTTGGCGGCGAGACCCTGACATTGGCCGATCTACACGTCGCGCCAATGATGGACTACTTCTTGATGGTTCCGGAAGCGCGAGGATTGCTGGAACAGCACGCCGCCCTCGCCTCCTGGTGGCAACGCATGGTCGAGCGTCCAAGCATGCGGTACACGAACCCTCGACGTGAGGCGGCGGCAGCGGGCGCTCTTCCGAAACATAGGTAA